Proteins co-encoded in one Kribbella qitaiheensis genomic window:
- a CDS encoding C39 family peptidase yields the protein MCRQLIDAAEWDLHGGWALGDRTEWSNRACGIAAVRMILLAYGRQAPTVTELLKLAVKHEVFTPQGAVHTRLADLAASFGVPGRAEPVAADELVGRLGDAPVIISITEQFPDDGRTGGHLVIARGYHDAPDPTILIRDPSGWGQTHERVPLSRVQASYSGRAITFAPLSPVRTLS from the coding sequence ATGTGTCGCCAGCTCATCGACGCGGCCGAATGGGATCTCCACGGAGGCTGGGCACTCGGAGATCGCACCGAGTGGTCCAACCGGGCGTGCGGCATAGCAGCGGTACGGATGATCCTGCTCGCCTACGGCCGCCAAGCCCCGACAGTCACCGAGCTACTGAAGCTGGCGGTCAAGCACGAAGTGTTCACCCCGCAAGGCGCTGTGCACACACGCTTGGCCGACCTGGCAGCCAGCTTTGGGGTGCCGGGTCGCGCCGAGCCCGTCGCGGCCGATGAACTGGTCGGCCGGCTCGGCGACGCCCCGGTGATCATCTCGATCACCGAGCAGTTCCCCGACGATGGCCGCACCGGCGGGCACCTGGTCATCGCCCGCGGCTATCACGACGCACCGGATCCGACCATCCTCATCCGGGATCCGTCCGGCTGGGGGCAGACCCACGAACGGGTGCCCTTGAGCCGGGTCCAGGCCTCCTACTCCGGCCGTGCCATCACTTTCGCTCCGCTTTCTCCCGTAAGGACCTTGTCTTGA
- a CDS encoding D-alanine--D-alanine ligase family protein: MTSLIDAHDHAAISRQTDALRIWHEGREAGLNVALVYGGLSAEDRLYIAESPTDQLSVTALSGSLTEIGATFTILDPCDPRFIAELLNFDVALSNLHGPYGEDGRLQGLLDYLRTPFCGSGVAAAAIAANKILCKQAMKGLGIPTPAWQVWKQGTTPQWAGRPVMVKPAQGGSSVGMSLVRQEAALLPALEHAWATDPCLVLVEEHITGLPVTVGLLELPDGLLVFPPLATEVHAGEFYDAAAKLDADGQGTVSVTAADLPAAVLDSLTRYAVALWEGLGCRGSARIDFMVTGAGELFALEVNTTPGMSRDANFVTGAGLCGLSHVDVVRAVLREALTRASYDVPLPTPVFNVGPAIVREPAS; encoded by the coding sequence ATGACCTCACTCATCGACGCCCACGACCACGCGGCCATCAGCCGCCAAACCGACGCATTACGGATCTGGCACGAGGGCCGCGAAGCGGGCCTGAACGTCGCGCTGGTCTACGGCGGCCTGTCCGCCGAGGACCGGCTCTACATCGCTGAAAGCCCCACCGACCAACTGTCGGTCACGGCACTGTCGGGATCGCTCACCGAAATCGGCGCGACCTTCACGATCCTCGACCCGTGCGACCCGCGGTTCATCGCCGAACTCCTCAACTTCGACGTGGCACTGTCCAACCTGCACGGCCCCTACGGCGAGGACGGACGGCTCCAAGGCCTCCTGGACTACCTGCGGACGCCGTTCTGCGGCAGCGGCGTGGCCGCGGCCGCGATCGCCGCCAACAAGATCCTGTGCAAGCAGGCCATGAAAGGCCTGGGCATCCCCACGCCCGCCTGGCAGGTCTGGAAGCAAGGAACGACGCCGCAGTGGGCAGGGCGGCCGGTGATGGTCAAACCGGCTCAAGGCGGCTCCAGCGTCGGCATGAGCCTGGTCCGCCAGGAAGCCGCCTTGCTGCCGGCCCTCGAACACGCCTGGGCCACCGACCCCTGCCTGGTCCTGGTCGAGGAACACATCACCGGCCTGCCCGTCACCGTCGGCCTGCTGGAGCTGCCCGATGGGCTGCTGGTGTTCCCGCCGCTGGCCACCGAAGTCCACGCAGGAGAGTTCTACGACGCCGCGGCGAAACTCGACGCCGACGGCCAGGGAACCGTCTCCGTGACCGCGGCCGACCTCCCCGCCGCAGTGCTGGACTCCCTGACCCGGTACGCCGTGGCCCTGTGGGAAGGCCTCGGCTGCCGGGGGTCGGCCCGGATCGACTTCATGGTCACCGGCGCCGGTGAGCTGTTCGCGCTCGAGGTGAACACCACGCCAGGCATGTCCAGGGACGCCAACTTCGTCACTGGCGCCGGCCTGTGCGGGCTCAGCCACGTCGATGTCGTGCGGGCGGTTCTCCGTGAGGCGCTCACGCGGGCCTCCTATGATGTGCCTCTTCCTACTCCCGTGTTCAACGTCGGCCCAGCCATCGTGCGGGAGCCCGCATCCTGA
- the dapF gene encoding diaminopimelate epimerase, whose protein sequence is MVDVRFRKIHGAGNDFILIAGSSADLDKDWSDTARRLCARRTGIGADGLIVSALIDTDPAVLGVACFNADGSIATMCGNALRCAAWCAATDHSFHDMTLVMAGVKHQALVGDDGSWVTAEAGAIDPRCIELVWNGHALCFDSAHTGTEHVVAVVDNVDSLDAEECGRLVRHHPRLAPLGSNVNFVQATGPQALKIRTYERGVEAETLSCGSGAVAAVVVATLHGLVTDSPVTVHNRSGTPLTVRPHAERSSAFWIGGPVTLTYQGELT, encoded by the coding sequence GTGGTTGATGTGAGGTTCCGCAAGATCCACGGTGCCGGGAACGACTTCATCCTCATCGCCGGTTCCAGCGCGGACCTCGACAAGGACTGGTCGGACACAGCCAGGCGACTGTGCGCCCGGCGTACCGGGATCGGCGCGGACGGGCTGATCGTGAGCGCCCTGATCGACACCGACCCCGCTGTCCTCGGGGTCGCCTGCTTCAACGCCGACGGTTCGATCGCCACGATGTGCGGCAATGCCCTGCGCTGCGCGGCCTGGTGCGCAGCCACGGACCACTCCTTCCACGACATGACCTTGGTGATGGCCGGTGTGAAGCACCAGGCGCTGGTCGGTGACGACGGCAGCTGGGTGACCGCCGAAGCCGGTGCGATCGACCCTCGGTGCATCGAGCTGGTCTGGAACGGTCACGCCTTGTGCTTCGACTCCGCCCACACCGGCACCGAGCACGTGGTCGCGGTCGTCGACAACGTCGACAGCTTGGATGCCGAGGAATGCGGCCGCCTGGTCCGCCATCACCCCCGCCTCGCGCCGCTCGGGTCAAACGTCAACTTCGTCCAGGCCACCGGTCCGCAGGCGCTGAAGATCCGCACCTACGAACGGGGTGTGGAGGCCGAGACGCTGTCCTGCGGCAGCGGAGCCGTCGCGGCTGTTGTGGTCGCGACCCTCCACGGCCTCGTCACAGACAGCCCCGTCACCGTCCACAACCGATCCGGAACACCGCTCACAGTGCGTCCGCACGCCGAGCGCAGCAGTGCCTTCTGGATCGGCGGCCCCGTCACCCTCACCTACCAAGGAGAACTGACATGA
- a CDS encoding GntR family transcriptional regulator has protein sequence MTQIEAPRPRFAQIADILRDRIQRGVHAPGSPLPSEPELSREFGVSRVTINRAVGLLRTEGLVQVRRGKGAFVRPIPVITRVATQRHGARDKGRGAYDVETRRVGLEPSWTASVERVPASELTAGLLNVAVGAELVVRRRKYFANGVPTQIADTYLVSELAEKAGVTEENTGPGGTYSRLADIGRGPIHFTEEISFCSAIAAEATFLDMEPNQAVFEILFVASDREHRPVAVTRHIMAGHQWRLRYEWTDEPEGGSE, from the coding sequence ATGACCCAGATCGAGGCACCGCGGCCCCGCTTCGCTCAGATCGCTGACATCCTGCGCGATCGCATCCAGCGTGGAGTGCATGCACCCGGCTCACCGCTGCCCAGCGAGCCCGAACTCTCCCGGGAGTTCGGCGTCTCCCGGGTCACGATCAACCGTGCGGTCGGCCTGCTGCGCACCGAGGGTCTCGTCCAGGTCCGCCGCGGCAAGGGCGCCTTCGTCAGGCCAATCCCAGTCATCACTCGGGTGGCAACTCAACGGCACGGTGCCCGCGATAAAGGCCGCGGAGCCTACGACGTGGAGACCCGCCGGGTCGGTCTGGAGCCCAGCTGGACGGCATCGGTAGAGCGGGTACCCGCCTCCGAATTGACCGCAGGCCTGCTGAACGTGGCGGTCGGTGCCGAACTCGTCGTACGGCGCCGCAAATACTTCGCCAACGGCGTACCGACACAGATAGCCGACACCTACCTGGTCAGTGAACTGGCCGAGAAGGCCGGCGTCACGGAGGAAAACACCGGTCCCGGCGGCACCTACTCCAGACTCGCGGACATCGGCCGTGGCCCGATCCATTTCACCGAAGAGATTTCCTTTTGCAGTGCCATCGCCGCCGAGGCCACCTTCCTCGACATGGAGCCGAATCAGGCCGTCTTCGAGATCCTGTTCGTTGCCTCAGACCGCGAACATCGGCCCGTCGCCGTCACCCGCCACATCATGGCGGGGCACCAATGGCGGCTGCGTTACGAGTGGACCGACGAACCAGAAGGTGGATCTGAGTGA
- a CDS encoding protein phosphatase 2C domain-containing protein: MHPGPGSSQRPNEDSFAAVADLVIVADGATAPDGLGTGCVHDPRWYSRELTAQATAAHVRYRDASLADILSTAISATADAHASTCDPGHPGTPSSTVVMLRARAETLEWLVLGDATLVLETPHGLNAICDDRLFQTNKELRNQVLRTTADDPKRPARIAALVDAQRNFRNVEGGFWVAASDPNAAYKARADTERLAAGTTWRAALLTDGASAAVDTYGLTDWHGLLNLLDAAGPNGLLESVRKIEADDPAAQRYPRIKRSDDATVAYLTGAPE; the protein is encoded by the coding sequence TTGCATCCCGGCCCGGGATCCTCGCAGCGGCCCAACGAGGACTCGTTCGCAGCAGTCGCTGATCTGGTCATCGTCGCCGACGGCGCCACTGCGCCGGACGGTCTCGGAACCGGGTGTGTCCATGATCCACGCTGGTATTCGCGAGAGCTCACCGCCCAAGCCACGGCGGCACACGTCCGCTATCGCGACGCTTCCCTGGCCGATATCCTCAGCACAGCCATCAGCGCCACCGCCGATGCTCACGCCTCAACCTGCGACCCCGGCCACCCGGGCACACCGTCGTCGACCGTCGTGATGCTGCGAGCCCGGGCCGAGACCCTCGAGTGGCTCGTCCTCGGTGACGCAACCCTCGTCCTGGAAACGCCGCACGGACTCAATGCGATCTGCGACGACAGGCTCTTCCAGACCAACAAGGAACTCCGCAACCAGGTCCTGCGCACGACGGCCGATGACCCCAAACGCCCGGCGCGAATCGCCGCCCTGGTCGATGCCCAACGCAACTTCCGCAACGTCGAAGGCGGCTTCTGGGTCGCCGCCTCCGATCCCAACGCGGCATACAAAGCCCGCGCCGACACCGAACGGCTCGCCGCAGGAACCACATGGCGCGCCGCGCTACTCACCGACGGAGCCTCCGCCGCGGTCGACACTTACGGCCTCACCGACTGGCACGGACTTCTCAACCTCCTCGACGCCGCCGGCCCGAACGGCTTGCTGGAATCCGTCCGCAAGATCGAGGCCGACGACCCTGCGGCGCAGCGCTACCCCAGGATCAAGCGATCCGACGACGCAACCGTCGCCTACCTCACCGGAGCACCTGAGTGA
- a CDS encoding NUDIX hydrolase, with amino-acid sequence MSEIPLHRIGVSAVTIDDQGRALVIQRRDNGRWEAPGGFLELAETIEDGARREVLEETGLVVELQNLTGIYKNMTLGVINFVFRARAISGQPTTGPETKDTRWVTRDEVAGLIPIEAFAIRTLDALDNPAAPRIRHHDGVHLL; translated from the coding sequence GTGAGCGAGATCCCTCTCCACCGCATCGGCGTCTCCGCCGTCACGATCGACGACCAGGGCCGCGCCCTCGTCATCCAACGCCGCGACAACGGCCGCTGGGAAGCCCCCGGCGGCTTCCTCGAACTGGCCGAAACCATCGAAGACGGCGCCCGCCGCGAAGTCCTCGAAGAAACCGGCCTCGTCGTCGAACTACAAAACCTCACCGGGATCTACAAGAACATGACGCTCGGCGTCATCAACTTCGTCTTCCGGGCCCGAGCAATCTCCGGCCAACCCACCACCGGCCCGGAAACCAAAGACACCCGCTGGGTCACCAGAGACGAAGTAGCCGGCCTGATCCCCATCGAAGCCTTCGCCATCAGGACCCTCGACGCCCTCGACAACCCCGCAGCCCCGCGCATCCGGCACCACGACGGCGTCCATCTGCTTTGA
- a CDS encoding serine hydrolase domain-containing protein: protein MIADFEVAISKLVKTAIIEQVFPGVAWAVGDTNGTVLRGAAGVLDPDQPASLTLPTTIFDVASLTKVMAVWASVGALWEGGVLDLAEPLGSVMPEVAGYPLAPVTVHHLLTHTAGVPLRANLRAPYGTEHEAIRRGVLQEGLHRDPGTAVEYTDRAALITGLVIEHVAGVRLDEYVLEHVWRPLGMLETQFGPLPAALVDRAAPTEIDEATGLRLRGVAHDFSARLLGGVCGIAGVFSPLSDIELFLRYLSDGRVVGPAGFGQKWVAESLQIHTGNLQPARGFFWHPAPGTAAEEGIYVHYGFTGTAMWVDRAQGLWATLLTNKLYFSRDREPIAMIRDAFRALVFN, encoded by the coding sequence ATGATCGCTGACTTTGAAGTAGCGATCAGCAAATTGGTGAAGACCGCGATCATCGAGCAGGTCTTTCCCGGCGTTGCGTGGGCCGTTGGTGACACGAACGGAACGGTGCTTCGCGGGGCCGCGGGCGTACTTGACCCGGACCAGCCAGCGTCGCTGACTCTGCCGACGACGATCTTCGATGTCGCCAGCCTGACGAAGGTAATGGCGGTATGGGCATCGGTCGGCGCACTCTGGGAAGGTGGGGTCCTGGACCTGGCCGAGCCGTTGGGTTCGGTGATGCCCGAAGTAGCGGGGTATCCCCTGGCGCCTGTGACTGTGCATCATCTGCTCACCCACACAGCCGGGGTGCCTCTGCGGGCAAACCTCCGTGCTCCGTATGGAACAGAGCACGAGGCCATCCGCCGCGGTGTTCTTCAAGAAGGACTGCATCGGGATCCGGGGACCGCGGTGGAGTACACCGACCGTGCGGCGCTGATCACCGGTCTGGTGATCGAGCACGTCGCCGGTGTCAGGCTCGATGAGTACGTCTTGGAGCATGTCTGGAGACCGCTGGGCATGCTGGAAACCCAGTTTGGGCCGTTGCCTGCAGCACTCGTCGACCGGGCGGCCCCCACCGAGATCGATGAGGCAACAGGCCTGCGGCTACGGGGAGTTGCCCATGACTTCTCCGCACGGCTACTCGGCGGCGTCTGTGGTATCGCCGGAGTGTTCTCGCCGCTGTCGGACATTGAGCTGTTCTTGCGCTACCTCAGTGACGGCCGAGTGGTCGGACCGGCAGGGTTCGGGCAGAAATGGGTTGCAGAGTCCCTGCAGATCCACACCGGGAATCTCCAGCCCGCCCGCGGCTTCTTCTGGCACCCTGCTCCCGGAACGGCAGCTGAGGAAGGGATCTACGTTCACTACGGCTTCACCGGAACGGCCATGTGGGTGGACCGAGCTCAAGGCCTCTGGGCGACGTTGCTCACCAACAAGCTGTACTTCAGCAGGGATCGCGAGCCGATTGCCATGATTCGTGATGCCTTCCGTGCCCTGGTTTTCAACTGA
- a CDS encoding serine hydrolase, with amino-acid sequence MFSVDRVEELLEAGYRSRVYPGAVWSVGDTDWTSVGGSVGVVDPTQPDQPMLPDTVFDVASLTKVLTVWASIGVQATAGELRLPSRLDSFWPEAEGHPVGQATVHQLLTHTAGLPLRANLKNLYGTSPSAVRGSVLAEALQRPPGQMVEYTVIWTTGPSSLSATRLGPARPHAGAGGEA; translated from the coding sequence ATGTTCAGCGTTGACCGTGTCGAGGAGCTACTCGAGGCCGGCTACCGCAGCCGAGTCTATCCGGGCGCGGTCTGGTCCGTCGGTGACACGGACTGGACCAGCGTCGGTGGATCGGTCGGGGTCGTGGACCCTACACAGCCGGATCAGCCGATGCTGCCGGACACCGTTTTTGATGTCGCGAGCCTGACGAAGGTTCTCACGGTGTGGGCGTCGATCGGTGTGCAAGCTACCGCGGGGGAACTCCGGCTCCCCAGTCGGCTCGACTCGTTTTGGCCAGAGGCCGAGGGACACCCGGTGGGGCAGGCAACGGTCCACCAGCTGTTGACCCACACTGCTGGGCTGCCGCTGCGGGCAAACCTGAAGAACCTCTACGGCACCAGCCCTTCGGCGGTCAGAGGCAGCGTGCTGGCCGAGGCGCTGCAGCGGCCGCCGGGCCAGATGGTCGAGTACACGGTTATCTGGACAACGGGACCTTCTTCCCTCTCAGCGACCAGGCTAGGTCCCGCACGGCCCCATGCTGGGGCTGGTGGCGAAGCATGA